Proteins from a single region of Methanoculleus horonobensis:
- a CDS encoding ATP-binding protein, translating into MNSTISDAFDVVNPDPGALIESLRSFGYSLEASIADIVDNSITAGARNIHIQFSWHGEQSTIAIMDDGCGMAEDGLVTAMRPGSRNPLEDRDPADLGRFGLGLKTASFSQCRKLSVGSKAAGHEPAIRIWDLDYVNQCGEWRLKKVDPRDSNSIFSALETGKSGTIVLWEQIDRLVRGAEKDDSRRENLFYEYIDTVKSHLGMVFHRFLESPNFLKIFINNHPLSPWDPFLRNHPATQLLPEEPLNHSGKKITVRPFVLPYRSKLSDRIYEAAGGPGGWNARQGFYIYRNNRLIVAGDWLGLGFRKEAHTKLARIIVDIPNTMDEDWKIDVRKSVARPPAHLREDFKRIARLTIERATAVYRHRGKVIERQAAEDFVFPWNTNVREGTYFYTVNRSHPLVAATLANSADNRKNIEAMLKLIEETVPIPTIIVNNTENPDKLRRPFEGCPSEELRAVMNEIWLSMRHSGVPAAEAEKRLARMEPFCDYPEYISAFFESLEER; encoded by the coding sequence ATGAATTCCACCATATCAGACGCATTTGATGTAGTAAACCCAGATCCTGGCGCGCTGATTGAATCGTTACGGTCATTCGGTTACAGCCTTGAGGCATCGATCGCTGATATCGTCGATAACAGTATTACCGCAGGTGCCCGCAACATCCACATTCAGTTTTCATGGCATGGAGAGCAGTCCACCATTGCCATTATGGACGACGGCTGTGGGATGGCCGAGGACGGGCTGGTTACCGCTATGCGGCCGGGGAGCAGGAATCCGTTGGAAGACCGCGACCCGGCCGATCTGGGCCGGTTCGGACTGGGTCTGAAGACCGCATCATTTTCACAGTGCCGGAAGCTCTCCGTCGGATCGAAAGCCGCTGGACACGAACCGGCTATCCGGATCTGGGATCTCGATTATGTAAACCAGTGCGGCGAGTGGCGATTAAAGAAGGTGGATCCACGGGATAGTAACAGTATCTTCTCGGCCCTCGAAACCGGGAAAAGTGGTACAATCGTTTTATGGGAGCAGATAGATCGTCTGGTCCGAGGGGCTGAGAAGGATGATTCACGGCGTGAGAACCTCTTTTATGAGTACATTGATACGGTCAAAAGTCATCTTGGCATGGTATTTCACCGATTCCTTGAGAGCCCGAATTTTCTGAAAATCTTTATCAATAACCACCCGCTTTCACCGTGGGATCCGTTTCTCAGGAATCACCCCGCAACACAGCTCCTTCCCGAAGAACCTCTCAATCATTCAGGAAAAAAAATCACTGTCCGCCCGTTTGTTCTTCCTTACCGATCAAAGTTGAGCGACCGGATATATGAGGCCGCAGGCGGACCAGGGGGCTGGAACGCCCGCCAGGGATTTTACATCTATCGTAATAACCGCCTCATTGTTGCCGGGGACTGGCTCGGCCTCGGATTCCGGAAGGAAGCGCATACAAAACTTGCCCGGATAATCGTGGATATCCCCAATACAATGGACGAAGACTGGAAGATTGATGTCAGAAAATCCGTTGCCCGCCCTCCTGCTCACCTCCGCGAAGACTTCAAACGTATTGCCCGTTTGACGATCGAACGTGCCACGGCGGTGTACCGACACCGGGGAAAGGTGATTGAGCGTCAGGCTGCTGAGGATTTTGTATTTCCGTGGAATACGAATGTCAGGGAGGGTACATACTTCTACACTGTCAACCGCAGTCACCCCCTTGTTGCCGCCACCCTCGCCAACTCTGCTGATAACAGGAAAAATATCGAGGCAATGCTGAAACTGATTGAAGAAACTGTCCCGATCCCGACAATTATCGTAAACAATACAGAAAATCCTGACAAACTTCGCCGTCCCTTCGAAGGCTGTCCGTCAGAGGAGCTTCGTGCTGTAATGAATGAGATCTGGTTATCCATGAGACATTCCGGAGTCCCTGCTGCCGAGGCGGAGAAAAGGCTTGCTCGGATGGAACCCTTCTGCGATTATCCTGAGTATATATCAGCATTTTTCGAATCACTGGAGGAAAGATAA